The following are from one region of the Thalassospira sp. ER-Se-21-Dark genome:
- the rplJ gene encoding 50S ribosomal protein L10 gives MNRDEKQQFVAEMREVFEGAEGVVITQYKGLTVAEITALRAQMRDSGAGFKVTKNRLTRLALEGTKFAGLADYFTGPTAIGYSADPASVAKVASEFAKSNDKLVLVAGAIGEQVLDEQGIKALAELPSLDELRAKLVGMIQTPAQRIATLTSKPAGQIAQVLKAYADKGEAA, from the coding sequence GTGAACCGCGATGAAAAACAACAGTTCGTAGCAGAAATGCGCGAAGTGTTCGAAGGTGCGGAAGGCGTCGTCATCACCCAGTATAAGGGTCTGACGGTTGCTGAAATCACCGCTCTTCGTGCACAGATGCGTGATTCTGGTGCGGGCTTCAAGGTCACCAAAAACCGGCTTACGCGACTTGCTCTGGAAGGCACCAAATTTGCTGGTCTTGCAGACTACTTCACCGGTCCGACCGCGATTGGCTATTCAGCTGATCCGGCTTCGGTCGCAAAAGTAGCCTCCGAGTTCGCGAAATCCAACGACAAGCTGGTTCTTGTTGCTGGTGCCATCGGCGAACAGGTTCTCGATGAACAGGGCATCAAAGCTCTGGCAGAACTGCCGTCGCTGGACGAACTTCGTGCGAAACTGGTTGGTATGATCCAGACCCCGGCACAGCGTATCGCTACGCTGACCTCCAAGCCGGCGGGCCAGATCGCCCAGGTGCTGAAGGCATATGCCGACAAAGGCGAAGCC
- the rplA gene encoding 50S ribosomal protein L1, which translates to MAKTGKRLAQAYEGIDRNTQYELAAAVKLVKEGAKAKFDETIEMAMNLGVDPRHADQMVRGVVSLPHGTGKTMRVAVFAKEAKAEEAQKAGADAVGAEDLMEAMQKGDLNYDRVIATPDMMAVVGRLGKVLGPRGLMPNPKLGTVTMDVATAVSDAKAGQVQFRAEKNGIVHAGIGKASFSEEQILENAKAFVDAIVKAKPTGAKGVYLQRAAISSTMGAGVKLSIADIASK; encoded by the coding sequence ATGGCCAAGACTGGTAAACGCCTTGCCCAGGCCTATGAGGGCATCGACCGTAACACCCAGTACGAACTTGCAGCTGCTGTAAAGCTCGTCAAAGAAGGTGCAAAAGCCAAATTCGATGAAACCATCGAAATGGCCATGAACCTTGGTGTTGATCCGCGTCACGCTGACCAGATGGTCCGTGGTGTTGTTTCCCTGCCGCATGGTACCGGTAAAACCATGCGCGTTGCTGTCTTCGCAAAAGAAGCCAAAGCAGAAGAAGCCCAGAAAGCTGGTGCAGACGCTGTTGGCGCCGAAGACCTGATGGAAGCAATGCAGAAAGGCGATCTGAACTATGATCGCGTTATTGCAACCCCGGACATGATGGCTGTTGTCGGCCGTCTCGGTAAGGTACTCGGCCCGCGCGGCCTGATGCCGAACCCGAAACTCGGCACCGTGACCATGGATGTTGCGACCGCTGTTTCCGACGCAAAAGCTGGCCAGGTCCAGTTCCGCGCCGAGAAAAACGGTATCGTTCATGCAGGTATCGGCAAGGCATCGTTCAGCGAAGAACAGATCCTTGAGAATGCAAAAGCATTCGTCGATGCGATCGTTAAAGCAAAACCGACAGGTGCAAAAGGTGTTTACCTGCAGCGCGCTGCGATCAGCTCCACCATGGGTGCTGGCGTGAAACTGTCGATTGCTGACATCGCGTCGAAGTAA
- the rplK gene encoding 50S ribosomal protein L11 — protein MAKKIDGYLKLQIPAGKANPSPPVGPALGQRGVNIMEFCKAFNAATQQMEPGMPIPVVITVYSDRSFSFVTKTPPASYFLKKAAGIAKGSGTTGKGYVGKVTKAQVKEIAEAKMADLNAFDVDGAMAMIEGSARAMGLEVVE, from the coding sequence ATGGCGAAGAAAATCGACGGCTATCTTAAGCTGCAGATTCCCGCCGGCAAAGCCAACCCGTCGCCGCCTGTCGGCCCGGCTCTTGGTCAGCGCGGCGTGAATATCATGGAATTCTGCAAGGCGTTCAACGCAGCGACCCAGCAGATGGAACCTGGTATGCCGATTCCGGTCGTCATCACCGTTTATTCCGACCGTTCCTTCTCTTTCGTAACCAAAACCCCGCCGGCATCCTACTTCCTGAAAAAGGCAGCAGGCATTGCCAAGGGCTCCGGCACCACCGGTAAAGGTTATGTTGGTAAAGTAACCAAAGCACAGGTCAAAGAAATCGCAGAAGCCAAAATGGCTGACCTCAATGCATTTGACGTTGATGGCGCGATGGCAATGATCGAGGGCTCTGCCCGTGCGATGGGTCTCGAGGTTGTGGAGTAA